The Mesoterricola silvestris sequence ACCGAGGCCGCCTACGGGTACCTCGGGCTGAAGACGGTGCCGAACTCCCTCTTCTCGTAGGCCCCTGTCCCGGATATTCGCCCCGGGTCGTTGCCGCGTGCCCTTCGGGCACGCGGCAACGGAAAGCTCTCACCCCAGGGATGGGTCTGTGTTGTCACCCATTGGCCCCGACCCACCCGTTGGGCCCGCTTCGCGTGGTTCGTGGAGGCCACCGCATCGCGCCGCCGCTATTTTGCCAATCAGCGTCGGCGCCCACCGGCATCACGCAGCTCCACGCGAAGCGAATCCATCACCCCATTGGCGCCGCCCACTCGCCTGGGCCCTCCCGGAGAGCCCTTCGGTTCCGCCCTCCCCATCGCCCCTCGAAGCCAATAAGCGCAGCACAGCCCCCCCGTCCCTTCCCCACCCCCCCGTCATCGCCGGCTTGTCCGGCGATGACGAAACGGCGCCTTGGTCCGGAACACGGCTAGGGTTCCTCCACCACCACCCCCACCTCTCGGTCCAGCAACCGGAACAGGAGCTTGCCCTTGTCCTTTAGGCTCTCCAGTTCCGGCTTCAGGTCGCCGGTGGCGGTCACGCGAAGGGTGAGGTCGTCCCCGTCGGCCACCAGGCGCACCTGGCGCACGGATTGGCGGCGGGTGCGGTCCAGGGCGTCGGCGACGCGGATGATGGCGGCCAGCTTCTCCACCACGTGCTGGGTCCAGGGCTTGAGCTGGGCGTAGGTCTCGTGGGCCAGCGTGGGGGGCTTGCCCCGGTGGTAGCGGACGATCTGGCTGATGGCCTCGGTTTCGGTGGGCCAGAAGCCGGCGAGCTTGGCGTTGGTGATCAGGTAGGCGCCGTGCTTGTGGTGGCCCTTCTCGGAGAGGGAGAGGCCGATGTCGTGCAGGCGCGCCGCGTAGCCCAGCATCTCCCGTTCGGGGTCGCCCAGTTCGAATTCCGGCATGAGGTCGGTAAAGAGCTGGTCGGCCAGGTAGGCCACGTGGCGGCTGTGCCCCGGGTCCGGGTCCAGCTTGGCGGCCAGGGCCTCCACGGAGGCCCGGCGGCGGTCCCCCAGCACCGGCAGGGCCATGCCGCCCCGGGCCAGGGCCTGCCAGACCATGCCCTCCCGCAGGCCCACGGGAAGGGTGCGCACCAGGCCGGCCCCGGTCCAGGCCATGAGGGCCGCCACCCAGCTGGCCCCCACGTGGAGGACTTCGGCGCGCTTGGGATCGACCCCCAGCTGCGCCACGCGGTCCTGGGACGAGGTCTTCCACAGCTTGCGCTTGAACTTCAGGAGCTGTTCGGTGTCGAAGGTGCCCTGGCCCCCGGCGCCGCTGGCCAGGTCCAGGAGGGTGCCGGAGGTGGCGAGGATCACCTCCGGCTGGGGCAGGTCCCCGGGCAGGCTCTTGGCCGCCTTCCTCAGGATCTTCCGCAGGAACTTGCGCACCCGCTGGAGGTCCTCGGGGGTGGGGGGATTGGCCGTGGGCAGGGCGTCGGCGAGGCGCTGGAGGCCCCAGGGCATGGAGATGGTCGCCACGGCCCGGCCCGCCTCGATCCAGGTGAGCTCCGTGGACCCGCCGCCGATGTCCATGAGGACGGCGGGGGTGTCGGGAAAGGGGATGGCGCGGCTCACGGCCAGGAAGATGAGGCTGGCCTCCTCCTCCCCGGAAATGACCCGGATGTTCACGCCCAGCTTCGCGGCCTCCCGCACGAAGAGGGTCGCGTTGGTGGCCTCGCGCAGCGCGGCCGTGCCGCAGGCCAGCACCGTGTCGCACTGCAGCCCGCGGACCACCTCGGCCATGAGGGCCAGGGACTCCAGCCCCGCCTGGAAGGCCTCCCCGCAGATCTCCCCGGTCTTCAGGAGGCCCCGGGCCAGGCGCACCATGTGCTTCTCCCGGGCCAGCACCCGCTGGTTGCCCACGGCGTCGGTCTCCACCACGACCAGGTGGATGGAGTTGGATCCCACATCGATGGCGGCGATTCTCATGGGGGAAGGGTAGCGCCGCGGCGTCGTCCCCGCCCGCCTATTTAGCGGGGAATGGTCCCCGTCCGCTCCCAGCGGGTCCAGGACAGGAAGTGCCTGGCCCCGTCCACGAAGTTCATGAGGACGTCCGTGGGGCCCTTGGGGACATTGGCGGGGGTGTCGTCCGTGCCGCCCTCCCGGAAGCTCCACCAGATGATGAAGGGCCGGCCCCGCAGGTGGTCCATGGGCACGAAGCCCCAGTAGCGGCTGTCGGCGCTGCTGTCCCGGTTGTCGCCCATGGCGAAGAGGAAGCCTGGGGGCACCTTCACGGGACCGAAGGTGTCACGGTACCCGCCGTCCAGGCCCTCCTGGCCCTGCTGGTCCATGGCCAGCACCTCGGGATCGGCGTAGTTCCACAGCTTGGTGGGGGCCATGTCGTTGTAGATGCCCGGGTCGCGGGTCAGGGGCCAGGGCCCGGGCACGGGGCCCTCCTTGGGGTCCAGGATGTGGTGCTCCCAGGCCGCGGTGACGAGCTTGCCGTTCAGGTAGAACCGCTTGTTCCGCATCTCCACGGTGTCGCCGGGCAGGGCCACGAGGCGCTTGACGTAGTCGTTGTTCCGCTCGAGGGGGTACCGGAAGACGATGATGTCGCCCCGGGAGGGGCTGCGCATGGGGAAGAGCTTCTCCTCCCAGGCCCACTGGGGCCGCGCGAAGATGAACTTGTTCACCAGGAGGTGGTCCCCGATCATCAGCGTGTTGCGCATGGAAGCGGACGGGATGGTGAACTGCTGGCCCACGAAGGTCTTGAAGAAGACGATGAGGAGCACGGCGAAGAGGACCACCTCCAGGTTGTCCCGCACCGCCCCCTTGGCCACGCCCGCAGGCAGGACGTGTTCCTGTTTCTCCTCGCTCATTTGACGCCCTCCGGGGGGGGATCGGTGAAGCCCTGGGATACCAGGCGGTTCACCGTCACCCATTTGCCGTCAACCAGGTTCAGGGTTTCGACCTCGCCCAGGTCGGGGACCAGCAGGGTCCTGCGCCGCACGCCCCGGAAGGCCACGGGCACGGATTCGACCCAGATGCCCACGGCATCGGGGTCCGGCAGCTTCACGCCGGGGATGGCCACCCGGGCCCTGCCCACGACGAAGTTCACGAAGCCCCGTTCCTCCCACCGGGAGACCCGGTCCGGGAAACCCTCGGGGGTGACCGGCATTTCCGTGGAGCCCTCCAGCTCCAGGGCCTCGAGACCGTCCCGCAGGCGGAAGGTGGCCTCGGAGACGCCGGTGAAGCTGCTGTAGGTGCGCACCACGGTGAGCCCGTCGGGACCGGGCCTGGACGACTTCACCCGCACCTGGAGGCGCTGGCCGGCCTCCGCCCCGGGGCGGGCGTACACGAGGGTCTGGCCCGCCTCCCAGGAGGCGTACACGGGCGCGGGCCCGCGGGAGACCATGCGGTCGCAGCCGGCCGCGAGCAGGAGGCCTGCGGCGAGGAGACGCTTCATCGAAGGCCCCGGTTGTACTTGGCCATCAGATCCGACAGGCTGGCCGTGCCGGGGGCGGGTTGGGGGGCCTTGGGCGCCGGGGCGGTGGTACGCACGGGCGGGCGCGAATCGGGCCTGCGCTCGGGCCGGGGTCCCCGGTCGGGGCGGGGTCCGCGTTCGGACCGGCCGCCCGCGGCCTGGGGGGCCGGGGCATCGCCCTGGGGCCGGGGGCCCTGGGGGCGGGGCGGCCGGGGGGGCCGGGCCTCGCCCTGGGGGCGGGGATGCCGCTCGGGCCGGGGGCCCGCGGGACGGTTGCCCCCGCCGGGCAGCAGAGCCTTGATGGAAAGGCCGATGCGCTTGGACTTGAGGTCCACCGCCAGCACCTTCACCCGCACGGCCTGGCCCACGCTCAGCACCTCGGAGGCGTTCTTGACGTACTGATGGGAGATCTCGGAGAGGTGCACCAGGCCGTCCTGGTGGACGCCCACGTCCACGAAGGCGCCGAAATCGGTGACGTTGGTGACGATGCCCTGCAGCTCCATGCCGATCTCCAGGTCGGAGGGCTTGTGCACCCCCTCCTTGAAGACCACGGCCTCGAAGCGCTGCCGGGGGTCCCGGCCGGGCTTCTTGAGCTCGGCGATGATGTCCTTGACGGTCTCCACCCCGAACTGGGCGTCGGTGAAGAGGGCCGGATCCAGGGCGTCCAGCGCGGCGTCGTTGCCCACCAGCTCGGGCACGGTCTTGCCCGCCATCTGGCAGATGCGCTGCACGACGGGGTAGGACTCGGGATGCACGGCGGAGGAATCCAGGGGGTTCTCCCCGTCCCGGATCCGCAGGAAGCCCGCGGCCTGCTGGAAGGCCTTCTCCCCGAAGCGGGGCACCTCCAGGAGCTGCTCCCGGTGCCGGAAGGCGCCGTTGGCGAAGCGGTGCTGCACGATGTGCTTTGCCAGGCTCTCTCCGATGCCCGCCACGTAGGCCAGGAGCCGGTAGCTGGCGGAGTTGAGGTCCACGCCCACGCGGTTCACGCAGGACTCCACCACCTCGTCCAGTCCCTTCTTGAGGGCGGTCTGGTTCACGTCGTGCTGGTACTGGCCCACGCCGATGGACTTGGGCTCCACCTTCACCAGCTCCGCCAGGGGATCCTGGAAGCGCCGCGCGATGGAGATGGCGCCGCGCACCGTGACGTCCTGCTCGGGGAATTCCTCCCGGGCCACGTCGGAGGCGGAATAGACCGAGGCGCCGGCCTCGCTCACCGACACGCACAGGACGCCGTCGCGCCCGGTGTCCTTCAGCCACGCCCGCAGGAAGGCCTCGGCCTCGCGGCCCCCGGTGCCGTTGCCGATGGCGATGGCCTCGATGGGGTACTTGGCGCCCAGCTGCTCCAGGATGGCGCGGCTGCCCTCGATGTCCCGCTTGGGCTCCAGGGGATAGATGGTGGCGGTGTCCATGAACTGGCCCAGCCGGTTGATGATGGCGAGCTTGCAGCCGGTGCGGATGCCGGGATCGACGCCCAGGGTGCAGAACTGGCCCGCGGGGGGCGCCAGGAGGAGGTGGTCCAGGTTGGTCTGGAAGACCTTGATGGCTTCGAGATCGGCCTTCTTCTTGGCCTCGACCCGCACGTCGGTCTCGATGGTGGGCGCCAGGAGGCGGTCGAAGGCGTCGCCG is a genomic window containing:
- a CDS encoding Ppx/GppA phosphatase family protein, whose translation is MRIAAIDVGSNSIHLVVVETDAVGNQRVLAREKHMVRLARGLLKTGEICGEAFQAGLESLALMAEVVRGLQCDTVLACGTAALREATNATLFVREAAKLGVNIRVISGEEEASLIFLAVSRAIPFPDTPAVLMDIGGGSTELTWIEAGRAVATISMPWGLQRLADALPTANPPTPEDLQRVRKFLRKILRKAAKSLPGDLPQPEVILATSGTLLDLASGAGGQGTFDTEQLLKFKRKLWKTSSQDRVAQLGVDPKRAEVLHVGASWVAALMAWTGAGLVRTLPVGLREGMVWQALARGGMALPVLGDRRRASVEALAAKLDPDPGHSRHVAYLADQLFTDLMPEFELGDPEREMLGYAARLHDIGLSLSEKGHHKHGAYLITNAKLAGFWPTETEAISQIVRYHRGKPPTLAHETYAQLKPWTQHVVEKLAAIIRVADALDRTRRQSVRQVRLVADGDDLTLRVTATGDLKPELESLKDKGKLLFRLLDREVGVVVEEP
- the lepB gene encoding signal peptidase I, with the translated sequence MSEEKQEHVLPAGVAKGAVRDNLEVVLFAVLLIVFFKTFVGQQFTIPSASMRNTLMIGDHLLVNKFIFARPQWAWEEKLFPMRSPSRGDIIVFRYPLERNNDYVKRLVALPGDTVEMRNKRFYLNGKLVTAAWEHHILDPKEGPVPGPWPLTRDPGIYNDMAPTKLWNYADPEVLAMDQQGQEGLDGGYRDTFGPVKVPPGFLFAMGDNRDSSADSRYWGFVPMDHLRGRPFIIWWSFREGGTDDTPANVPKGPTDVLMNFVDGARHFLSWTRWERTGTIPR
- a CDS encoding Tex family protein, which encodes MELLVDRICQELSLPRAGVAAITALINEGNTVPFIARYRKEATGSLDEVAIRAVEERLAYFKELLDRRETVLKTIDKQGKLTPELKGRIEAAWSKTELEDLYLPYKPKKRTKATDARERGLEPLLDALLADASGADPLMLASPFVKEDQEGIETPSKCVEGAGHILAERLAEDADVRAWLRQVFLDTGTLHAELREERKEAPEALRFKPYWQFQEPLRKMPGHRVLAVRRGEKEEILTVKLAVDREKLVTDLVSRVQVNPASAYRALLHDVCGDAFDRLLAPTIETDVRVEAKKKADLEAIKVFQTNLDHLLLAPPAGQFCTLGVDPGIRTGCKLAIINRLGQFMDTATIYPLEPKRDIEGSRAILEQLGAKYPIEAIAIGNGTGGREAEAFLRAWLKDTGRDGVLCVSVSEAGASVYSASDVAREEFPEQDVTVRGAISIARRFQDPLAELVKVEPKSIGVGQYQHDVNQTALKKGLDEVVESCVNRVGVDLNSASYRLLAYVAGIGESLAKHIVQHRFANGAFRHREQLLEVPRFGEKAFQQAAGFLRIRDGENPLDSSAVHPESYPVVQRICQMAGKTVPELVGNDAALDALDPALFTDAQFGVETVKDIIAELKKPGRDPRQRFEAVVFKEGVHKPSDLEIGMELQGIVTNVTDFGAFVDVGVHQDGLVHLSEISHQYVKNASEVLSVGQAVRVKVLAVDLKSKRIGLSIKALLPGGGNRPAGPRPERHPRPQGEARPPRPPRPQGPRPQGDAPAPQAAGGRSERGPRPDRGPRPERRPDSRPPVRTTAPAPKAPQPAPGTASLSDLMAKYNRGLR